GATGGAAAAGCTGCTGTTCGGGGACAACCAGTTCTTCGGCGTCAACCACATGTCCGAGGAGAAGGCCAGGGCGCAGGCCCTGCGGTTCCAGGACCTCGACGCGATCATGGGTGTGCTGGATTCGGCGTACGACGCCGGCATCCACACGTTCATGTGCACGACCCACGAGCGGATCGCCGACGTGGCCGAACGCATCCGCCAGAACCCCGCCCGCTACGAGGATTTCGCGTTCTACCCGTGCCTGCCTTACGCGCACAAGTACGCGAACGCCATGGCGGAGAACGGGATGATCGGGGCGGTCCGGCAGTTCCTCCCGGAGGAGGGCCTGATGAACGCCGCCCTCCGGGGTACCCGCTCGTTCGCCAAGAAGGACATCGAGGGCGTCACCACGCTGCTCATCGACGCCGAACTGGCCATGTTCCGGGGGCTGCGCACTCCGGTGATCTGGCTGCAGAACGTCGTGGTCGACCTGCTGCTCGGGCTCGGTTTCAACGACGCGTTCCGCATCTTCGCCGACCACGTCCGCAAGCGCTACAACGCCGAGCCCGGGTTCATCACCATGAACCTGCCGCGGATGCTGGACGCCCTCGAGTCGGTCGGGGTGGAGAACCCGCTGGTCTGCTCGAACATCAACAAGATCGGGTTCCGGATGTCCGGAGGTATCGACGCCTACCGGGACGCGCTGGACAACCGCCCGTTCCGAGCGGTGGCCATGTCGGTGTTCGCATCGGGAGCGATCCCGCCCCGCGAGGCCATCGAATGGATCTTCCAGCAGCCGAACATCGAGTCGATCGTCTTCGGAGCCTCGTCCCGGGCGAACATCGTGAGCACCAAGTCGCTGGTCGACGAGTACTCCGGCCAGCGTCTGACCACGAGCTGACGGTCCGCGCTGGCCGGTGCGCCGCCGTCGGAAGATTCAGCGACGGCGGCGCCGCCGGCGGCCGAGCGATCGGACCTCGGTCATCAGTTCCACCACCTCAGCCCGGTATCGCTCGACCGAGAAGCGCTCCAGGGCCCGCCGCCGGGCGGTGGCGGCGATGCGATCGGCCTCGGCCGGGTCATCGAGCAACCGGGCCACGGCCGCCGCGGCCGCCGCGGCATCGCCGGCCGGGACGAGGAGCCCGGTCTCGCCGTCCTGCACAGACACCAGGTGTCCCATCTCCGCTGCCGCCACCACCGGTCGCTGCGCCAGTTGCGCCTCGACCACGGCGTTGCCGAACGGTTCCCGCAGTGAAGGGGCCAGCACGACCTCGGCCTCGGCCAGCACCGGCCACACCGGATTGACGTACCCGGAGAAGGTGACCGCTCCGGCCAGATCCGGGCGCGTGGCCCGCTCGTGCAGCTGCTCGGTGAACCACTCGTACCCGGCGAAAGCCGTTCCGCAGACCTCCAGAACGACGTCGCGGCCGCCGGCTCGCAGCAGCCCGACCGTGTCCAGAGCGACATCGGTCCCCTTGCGCGGGGACAGGCGACCGACGATCGCGATCCGCCGCGGACCTTCCCGACGAGTCACGCCCTCCACCGCCCCGGTCGGCTCGGGAACGCCGTTGAAGATCATCCGGCTACGCTCACCCAGGCGTTTCACCGTCTCCGTGACCGCCTGCAGCGACGACGGCGAGATCACGATCAAGCGGTGGGCGAAGACGAGCGGGCCGTTGAGAGCCAGCTTCACGGGGCGGCTGTCACCCAGTTCGGCCTCGTGCACGTAGCCGACGGTGGGCCGGCCCATGAGCCGCGAGCCCAGCAGCCACCAGGGCAGCGTCACCGTGTTCACCAGGACGACGTCGGGGTCCACCTGGCGGATGGTGCGGTACAGCACCGGTAGCGAGCGCATGATGTCCGCGATCAGGCGCGCCATACCCCGGACCGACGCGTTCTCTCGCCGCAGCACCGGGTACCGGGGGCGGATGACCTCTGCCCCCCGCCCGGTCAGCAGGTCGATGAGTGGACCGTCATCGGGCGTACTGACCACCACCCGCCAGCCGGCCTCGGTCATGGCCGTGACCGTCTCGAGCATTTGCAGGTCGGAGCCGTAGACGTCCGACGAGGGGTTGGCGATCAGCAGGGTGTGCGCAGTCTTGGCGGCGGTCATGATGAGTGACCGCCGGCCGAGAGCTCGCGCCACCAGCGGGCCAGCGCCACCAGCAGGACGAGGCCGTGCGCGGCGAACATCGCGGTGTACAACGTCGCGAAGACCGGGGTCCAGCCGAAGACGACGAACACCAGACACAGCAACCCGTAATCGGTGGGGGCCGCGAGCGCCGTCTGGACGAGACCGGACCCGGCTTCGTTACCACGGTGCGCCTGCCGTCCGGCCGACTTCCGCAGTTTCTCGACCAGGATGAAGGTGAAGAAGAAGACGCTCGACACTGCTTCGTACCCCAAAGGGACGAGGAGCATGGCGTGCGGGAGATCGCTGAACCGGAAGAAACTGATCAGCACGGCGGAATGCAGCAGGCAGATCTTTGTCGCGTCGACGACGTGGTCGAGCCATTCCCCCGCTGCGCTGCCGCCGCCCCGCAAACGGGCCAGCTGGCCGTCCGCGGCGTCGAACGCGTATCCCAGCACCAGCAGTGCGGCGACCACCAACCCCGTCCACCACTGCGGCCGCACCAGGGCGACGATGAGGATGCCGGCCAACGACAAGGCCGCGCTGATCATCGTCACCTGGTTGGGCGTCCGACCGGCCAGATGGGCCCCCGCCGCGATCCAGCGCCCAAGTCGCCGATTGATCCAGCGGGAGTAGGGCGGCGCACCGCGGCCCGGCTTCTGGGCGACACTCAGTTGTTCGACCGCCTGGCGGTACGTGGTCACTGTCGACTCCCCCGAGCGCACTGCTGCCCCTGCAATTCGACTACCGAGCGTAGCCCAGCTGTCGTCGGCGCAAGGCGGTGCCGCCGGCGGACCACCCGACCGTGCTCGAGCTTCCCGGGCGGGTCCCGAGCACGGTCGGTCAGACCTCAACCG
This window of the Nakamurella flava genome carries:
- a CDS encoding glycosyltransferase family 4 protein; protein product: MTAAKTAHTLLIANPSSDVYGSDLQMLETVTAMTEAGWRVVVSTPDDGPLIDLLTGRGAEVIRPRYPVLRRENASVRGMARLIADIMRSLPVLYRTIRQVDPDVVLVNTVTLPWWLLGSRLMGRPTVGYVHEAELGDSRPVKLALNGPLVFAHRLIVISPSSLQAVTETVKRLGERSRMIFNGVPEPTGAVEGVTRREGPRRIAIVGRLSPRKGTDVALDTVGLLRAGGRDVVLEVCGTAFAGYEWFTEQLHERATRPDLAGAVTFSGYVNPVWPVLAEAEVVLAPSLREPFGNAVVEAQLAQRPVVAAAEMGHLVSVQDGETGLLVPAGDAAAAAAAVARLLDDPAEADRIAATARRRALERFSVERYRAEVVELMTEVRSLGRRRRRRR
- a CDS encoding CDP-alcohol phosphatidyltransferase family protein, with amino-acid sequence MTTYRQAVEQLSVAQKPGRGAPPYSRWINRRLGRWIAAGAHLAGRTPNQVTMISAALSLAGILIVALVRPQWWTGLVVAALLVLGYAFDAADGQLARLRGGGSAAGEWLDHVVDATKICLLHSAVLISFFRFSDLPHAMLLVPLGYEAVSSVFFFTFILVEKLRKSAGRQAHRGNEAGSGLVQTALAAPTDYGLLCLVFVVFGWTPVFATLYTAMFAAHGLVLLVALARWWRELSAGGHSS